The following nucleotide sequence is from Echeneis naucrates chromosome 5, fEcheNa1.1, whole genome shotgun sequence.
TCCCCCAGCAGCCCCTCCGACTCATCCTCGAAGGGCGGCAGGTCCCGTCCGGGGCTGGACGTCAGGTCCCCCCTCCTGGAGGCTCGGCTGGGGCTGGTGGCCATGTGAAAGGACTCAGAGGAATCCTATCGAACACACCGGCActttagtctttattttaaaacatcgCCAAAGTTAACTATgattttagtttgttgttgaTGCTCAAACTCTGTTCTGAATTAAACTGATTgtattatgtttgtgtttttttccaccttttagTCTTTTTTGACTGAGCTGGTACCTGCTTTGACAtcactttcaaaaataaatcaatgatccttttgtttcatgatttatttcccagtttgtatttttaaaagcagatgCTTAAGATCAAGGTCCAGTTTCTCACTAAATAtactaaaatataatttctttccATTGTTGTTGTACATCTTTTTTGATCTTATGTTAGAGTAACTGatgcagagacaggaaacagtaatgataatgtaataatgtgcaGTTTATGAATTTCTACGTTATtgttaaaaatgaacatgttcTTCGTGTTTAGAGGATAAACTGAAGCAGTTTGAGCTTTGGTTCTGTTCAACAGAAGCTCCAAAGCCACATGGCCTTTTCTTtaccaacacaaacagactgttCAAAGTTCAGACTAAAGACtgagtgttttcagtgttttcagatttCATCTTTTCACTCGTTTTCGtgttttctgacagaaaccGGCTGATGTTTAACTCTGTTCGTTCATCTTATCCCCACAGAACAACAAACTCTCATCAGGAATACAAGCAGCAACAAAGAGTCGGTGAATTGTATCTCTGTTGTCAGTTTAGGTCAGAACATTAAAGCAGAGATCGTGTGATTTATCCGTCTTTCTCGGTTTTTATCTACTCACCGCcatcgctgctgctgctgcttctgactgctgctgaagaCGCTTCTTCTTCCGGCCGAGAGTCGCTTTACGCGCGAAACAGCCATGTGACCGCTCAAAGCCCGCGAAAAGTGATGAATATTCAAACGGCGGAGTGACGTCATGCCTCCTGATTGGTCAGAAGGCGGGGACTGAGAGGAAAGGCAGTTCGGTTCATTCGCGCCCTTTGGAAGCCTCGCGCGGCCCGTAGTCAAGGCAACgtccgggaatcaaacctgcgCGCGCTGCATTCTCGTCGGATTGGAATCCAACAGGAcgataataaatcaaataaataaaaatgattattattaaacGGACTAATGCAACACTGAGCagccaaacacagcagagcatCGTCCCCATTCAAACCCTGTAATTTAATATgtgtaacaaaacaaaagtcataTTTACAGTATCAAAAACAGTTCCTGAACAGAAAGAACCCCGAAATTAAATCTCCTTTTGTAAAGTTTCAGtgcagcaaataaataaatatcacaaattACCTCTCATTTATTGGTATTGAAACGGCCACATCAACGTTCCAATGAAACAGATGAGCGgtttaaataatatgaaataaagaaataaacctAAGACTGTTTATAATAATCTTTTACAGCTAATGTGATTCAAATGGGACATTTTTCACTGATTGGTGACTGATTTCAAACAGAGCCTGACCTTTATCTACTGACTTCAACCTGTAATTTCCTTCAACCACAAATTTGATTTAtgaaatttgttgtttgttgtaatcATCCTCAGTGACATTATATACTTATGAATGATGTGAAGGTCGAGTTGAGTTTGTatcaacagagaaaataaaaacatgaacgTTTTCCTACCAACCTTTGTGAAACTTTTGTGGGTTTAAAAACTAAGAAGCTGCAATTAAACACAAGGCCACTAGAGGAGCCGTTTGtttaacacaaaaaccaaaagccTCCATATATACGtgaacaaaacattcaaactgtcCAGGGCTGATCCAAATATCTCCCATATCAACCATAATGAGGTTAGAACTGGTTTGAGCGGTCTAGATGAAACACTGATCGTCTGCAGTTTAAACCATTagaaaactgtcaaaacaagGTGAAAGGCAAACGCTGAAAAAACTGGGAGGAAGATGAACACAAAGATGAAGAAGACTCAAGAGGAAATGtttccctcttccttttcccacacaataaagaaaattaaacaggaAATCAATATATAATCAGAAGTTATCACAGAGGAAAATATCCTATATTTTTATGAGGAGAGAgactttgaaataaaagaacttGAGGGACGCTGCATGACAAGCTGGTATTTCAACACAAAAGCTGTGCAGGATGGAGTTATAGGATGAACCAAGTCTCAAAATAAAACTCTCTTAGATTGGCTGCAAGGAAGAATgaggcttcaaaataaaagcagccctCACGGGCATGGTCTCCAGGTGGAGGGAGGCTTAAACATAAGAGTTCTCCAGGACAGACTGAAGAGAGGGAACTGATTAGTTGTTGTGTCACATGGCAGGAGTGAGGTTTCTACATCTGCAACATCTGCATGagtctgttgttttgttgttgtatctTTTGCATATGAAGTCTTCGCAGACAAACGCTGGTCTGAGAAACTGTTCAGCTTTGAAGACTTTGATCCTTCTCAGTTGCTTGCTCGCTTGGAGGAAAAGTGAGGCCTTGAGCAGTTTGTCCCTACCTGATAGAGActgtagtgtgtgtctgtttgagtttgttttattttaaaactagTGTTGCCTCAGAGCcgtctttcctcttcaggtAGAGTCCGTAGGTCAGGTGGTGCTCTCTCCTCAAGAAGGCGTAGAAATAATCCGACACCAGAAGAATCTGAGGAGACATGAACGGAATCAGGATGAATTCACACCGagcataaagaaataaaaatgaaaactttcaaACTTATCTTTTGCAGcagttttgtctctttgtgtctttatgaGGCAACATCAATGAAATATACATTCAGGCAGGAGCCAGAAATTTACCCAAAATTCAACATGAAACATTGACGTTTTGCTGAAAACTGCACAAAAGTtttcacaaagtgaacaagtttatttatgtttgaaaaGCTGACGGTGACTAAGGAGCAGACTGGCTTTGGATagaaacacacagacttgtCGTCACTGTGTGGACCGTGTGTTGTCAATGTGTGAAATGAGGACCCGTTTGAAAATTGTGGAGGAAACAACAactgataaagaaaaatatccaaagtAGCTGACTAATGAATGTCCTTGTGTCAGCATGTGGGGCCTCCTGATGGCCCAGCGGTCAAACGGGCACCCTCAGTCCTAAACAGCAGGTCATCTGTTCAGTCACTCTGGACTACCCGTGTGTCCCCCACATTTCCCTCGACTTAAAAAgctttcttgtgtttgtgggttGATGTTGGAACGCTTAGGGAAACCCTGATAGCTTACAGCCAGCAAGTCCCCAGTTTGATCTCTGGGTAACAGAGGCTGGGGTTTATCATACCTGGCAGGACCAGGACTACCTCAGAGACGATCCAGTCCACAACAGTGTGGCTGATCAATAACTGACTGAGGCAGGAAAATCAAAGGTTTCAGTGGCAGCATGAAGGAGCCCAGGAAAGATCCAAGAGTCCAGTCTAAAGATCTGAACAGTTCTCCTGGGGACCCCATTCAGACTATCCCACCTGAGCCACGTTGAACAGCAGAGTTATAGCGTAGTAGAAGTTGGAGTTGGCGCTGCCAGCGTAGATCCAGAGGTGCCAGAGGACAGGGAACAGAGctgagcaggccagcaggacaCAGGACACCAGGAAGATGTTCCTCAAGACTGGATGGAGACAGATACCAGGACAGACGGTTTCATGAAGCCAACTAGCTTTCACGgtgaaggttttgtttttggtaattAATGCagctgagctgaaagaaaaatctcCACGATCAAGATTGCACAAACATCTTATGTGATTTCTGAGCTCACATCTGTGAAGGTGACTCCAAACAGGAAGGAAGGCCATGTAGAGGGAGATGTCTCCCACTGTGGGGTACGACTTGAAGATGGAGATCACAGCCAACTGCatgaaaatcagaaacactggGTGTTCCCTGTGACAGAAATATAAACTATTAGAGGAGCATCAggtataaaaaagaaacaaaagacctTAAGTGGACAAACAGATGGTGAAAGAGCGGCAGGGAGGACGTACTTCAGTTTGATGGACAGAGGGATGGTGTAGAAGAAAACGTTGATCTGGAAGACGCACAGGAAGAAGAGGCGGAAGTGCTCAAACATCTCGGCAAAGAAATACCAGAAGAGGCCGATGTTTGGGGTCAGGTCTGGGACTGAGAGACTGGAGGTGGGGGGCagtgtcacacaaacaaaaacacatttactttaATGTGTACAGCAGCAAACAAGTCAAAGAAGCTCTTTTTTATCCATTAAACAATATTaggcaaataaataaaggctGACAGTTTTGTCTTCTCGTGTCCACTCACATGAAACCATAGACGGAGGGCAGGTAGTCCCAGGAGCCCAGcaggaaaaaggagagacaAATGATGACAAACAGGCTGCCCAGGTACATGAAGGCGTACTGCACGATGAACCACCAGAAACTGGCCCGCCGAAAGTTCACAGGAATGTACTGACgctacagaaacacacaaatccatTGAGTGACACACAGAT
It contains:
- the LOC115043986 gene encoding phosphatidylinositol glycan anchor biosynthesis class U protein-like, yielding MAAPLTLLLLVAVTVRAALFRSSLSELISERVEVVSPLTAWKRVIEGLALLDLGVSPYSGDVFHETPLTIYLFHFLVDYAEVTFMLADVITAVALYMAVKDYNKQVFRKQKFALEADRYPLDCLELIRSPKEMYYIPLKVAMFYLLNPFTILSCVAKSTCGLNNAIIALFILSTIKGNVLLSAIFLSLATYQSIYPLTLCAPALLYLMQRQYIPVNFRRASFWWFIVQYAFMYLGSLFVIICLSFFLLGSWDYLPSVYGFILSVPDLTPNIGLFWYFFAEMFEHFRLFFLCVFQINVFFYTIPLSIKLKEHPVFLIFMQLAVISIFKSYPTVGDISLYMAFLPVWSHLHRFLRNIFLVSCVLLACSALFPVLWHLWIYAGSANSNFYYAITLLFNVAQILLVSDYFYAFLRREHHLTYGLYLKRKDGSEATLVLK